Proteins from a single region of Trichoderma asperellum chromosome 3, complete sequence:
- a CDS encoding uncharacterized protein (EggNog:ENOG41) yields the protein MSDSLHEPTTADLPIEEHDLVVVGAGLSGINTAHRLRTELPHRSFTILEARDVIGGTWSFFKYPGMRSDSSLRSFGLDWHPWKLPHKIATAGEICEYLEDASKTDGSFEKIQFRHRVLSSEWSSAEQRWTLVVDANGTKKLFKANFLFSCMGYYSYERALESPVPGIGDFGGTVIHPQWWPENFDYNNKDVVIIGSGATAITLLPEMAGKAKSVTMLQRTPSYVVSMKRSSGFETFLAAMLPLSWVHWIGSCIDVWFEVFISELCLRYPRLGRFLITMDLPKKLPKKVDAAVHFNPTYGPFQQRLCLTPDDEFFNALHRDDVEIVTDLIDTVTKDGILLKSGRTLSADVIVTATGLHIQLLNGMHPKVDGKAIDLGQQYAWRGCMIEGVPNAASVFGYVTTTWTPGANSMAKLAIRVIKQMEADNASSVVPVLKRTEGMPRFSSADAKSSYFLKAADRIPKSTGIAPFYGRLNYAVDLWALSFGSLRDGLVYTKREAKKVK from the coding sequence ATGTCAGACTCACTGCATGAACCTACAACTGCTGACCTGCCCATCGAGGAGCATGACCTCGTGGTGGTTGGTGCAGGCCTCAGCGGCATAAACACGGCGCATCGGCTGCGGACCGAACTGCCTCACCGATCCTTCACGATCCTCGAGGCACGGGATGTGATTGGTGGCACATGGAGCTTCTTCAAGTATCCCGGCATGCGCAGCGACTCGTCCCTCCGGTCCTTTGGCCTGGACTGGCACCCGTGGAAGCTCCCCCACAAGATTGCCACTGCCGGAGAGATTTGCGAATACTTGGAAGACGCGTCCAAAACGGATGGCTCGTTCGAAAAGATCCAGTTCCGGCACAGAGTCCTCAGCAGCGAATGGAGCAGCGCAGAGCAGAGATGGACCCTGGTCGTTGATGCCAACGGAACAAAGAAGCTGTTCAAGGCCAACTTCCTCTTCAGCTGCATGGGCTACTACTCGTATGAACGGGCGCTGGAGAGTCCCGTGCCTGGCATTGGCGACTTTGGTGGAACCGTGATCCATCCCCAGTGGTGGCCGGAGAATTTCGACTACAACAACAAGGATGTCGTGATTATTGGCAGTGGCGCAACCGCCATCACGCTTCTGCCCGAGATGGCGGGCAAGGCCAAGTCCGTGACGATGCTGCAGCGAACACCGTCATACGTTGTGTCCATGAAGAGGAGCTCGGGCTTTGAGACATTTCTGGCGGCGATGCTGCCTTTGTCATGGGTACATTGGATCGGCAGCTGCATTGATGTGTGGTTCGAGGTGTTCATCTCGGAGCTGTGCTTGCGATATCCCCGCCTCGGACGCTTCCTGATCACAATGGATCTGCCCAAGAAACTGCCAAAGAAAGTTGACGCGGCGGTGCATTTCAACCCGACCTATGGGCCTTTCCAACAGCGACTGTGTCTGACGCCTGATGACGAGTTCTTCAATGCTCTGCATCGAGACGATGTTGAAATAGTAACGGACTTGATCGACACGGTCACCAAAGACGGAATACTTCTTAAATCTGGCCGCACACTCTCCGCAGACGTGATTGTGACTGCCACTGGGCTGCACATACAGCTCCTCAACGGGATGCACCCCAAAGTCGACGGCAAGGCCATTGATCTCGGCCAGCAGTACGCCTGGCGAGGCTGCATGATCGAAGGTGTGCCCAACGCGGCATCTGTTTTTGGCTACGTGACTACAACGTGGACTCCCGGCGCAAACTCAATGGCCAAGCTGGCTATCCGGGTGATCAAGCAGATGGAGGCCGACAACGCGTCGAGCGTCGTCCCAGTCCTCAAGAGGACAGAGGGCATGCCGCGATTCTCAAGCGCAGATGCAAAGAGCAGCTATTTCCTGAAAGCAGCTGACCGCATCCCAAAATCGACGGGTATCGCCCCGTTTTATGGACGCCTCAACTATGCTGTAGATCTGTGGGCACTAAGTTTCGGCAGCTTAAGAGATGGATTGGTGTATACGAAGAGAGAAGCCaaaaaggttaaataa
- a CDS encoding uncharacterized protein (EggNog:ENOG41), translating to MSLMTIYLYSILLITLVTFAARRIYFWQRLRHIPGPTTAAWTIWWQLSNALSGRYHERLKEAADTYGPLVRIGPNQLLSTDPEVLRRMSAVRSGYTKGKFYASGKIVPGVDNVVSLRDPAKHKEMRALMAPGFSGKANEGYSFEAAMNRQLLSFIDLLERKYVTSGSDVRPFDMAEKTQFFALDAIGDISLGQPFGYLDKDEDLYQYNEINTTSLPLMNVVSVMPALANIVHTWPLRLLLPKEGDQVGFGRLMRFARGYVDTRLDPKTPRAQDMMQAHIDSGMSKNDLIQQVFLSIIAGSNSSAHALRMTLLSIITSPPAYNSLIDEIRRASPAVSSPITWAQAQTLPYLQAVIREGLRMWPPVGGLGFKTVPPEGDHVNGYFVPGGTEIGQGFHGVGRSKAVWGPDADVFRPERWLSATGDRPKEMTDAVDTHFGYGKYSCLGKPIAMMELHKAVFE from the exons ATGTCGCTCATGACAATCTACCTATACAGCATACTGCTCATAACGTTGGTCACATTCGCAGCTCGTCGAATATACTTCTGGCAGCGACTGCGCCACATCCCCGGACCAACCACCGCGGCATGGACAATATGGTGGCAGCTTTCCAACGCATTGTCAGGACGCTATCATGAGCGGCTCAAAGAAGCTGCCGACACCTACG GCCCTCTTGTGCGCATCGGACCCAATCAGCTCCTCTCAACCGATCCAGAGGTGCTCCGTCGCATGTCTGCAGTTCGCAGCGGCTACACCAAGGGCAAGTTCTACGCAAGCGGCAAGATTGTCCCCGGCGTAGACAATGTCGTCTCATTGCGAGACCCAGCCAAGCATAAAGAGATGCGCGCCTTGATGGCTCCCGGT TTCTCTGGCAAGGCAAATGAAGGCTACAGCTTCGAAGCTGCCATGAACCGCCAACTCCTCAGCTTCATCGACCTGCTTGAGCGCAAGTATGTCACGTCTGGCTCCGACGTCCGCCCCTTTGACATGGCCGAGAAGACGCAGTTCTTCGCCCTGGACGCCATAGGCGACATCTCTCTCGGACAGCCGTTTGGCTATCTTGACAAAGACGAAGACTTGTACCAATACAATGAAATCAACACCACATCGCTACCCCTGATGAATGTTGTATCTGTGATGCCTGCGCTGGCAAACATTGTCCACACATGGCCCTTGCGATTACTGCTGCCAAAGGAAGGCGATCAAGTCGGCTTCGGTCGATTGATGCG cttcgCACGGGGCTACGTAGATACGCGATTGGATCCAAAAACACCCCGGGCTCAAGACATGATGCAAGCCCATATCGACAGCGGCATGTCCAAGAACGACCTCATCCAACAGGTCTTCCTCTCAAT CATCGCCGGTTCTAATTCTTCCGCTCACGCCCTCCGAATgactctcctctccatcatcacctcCCCGCCGGCGTACAACTCCCTCATCGACGAAATCCGCCGCGCCTCTCCCGCCGTCAGCTCCCCCATCACCTGGGCACAAGCACAAACTCTACCATATCTGCAAGCAGTCATCCGTGAAGGCCTCCGCATGTGGCCCCCCGTCGGCGGCCTCGGATTCAAGACGGTTCCCCCCGAAGGCGACCACGTCAACGGATACTTCGTGCCCGGCGGCACGGAGATCGGCCAGGGCTTCCACGGCGTCGGACGCTCCAAAGCCGTCTGGGGCCCTGACGCCGACGTATTTCGCCCAGAGAGGTGGCTCAGCGCGACAGGAGATCGCCCCAAGGAAATGACAGACGCCGTCGACACGCACTTTGGCTACGGCAAGTATTCTTGTCTCGGAAAGCCAATTGCCATGATGGAGTTGCACAAGGCTGTTTTTGAG TGA
- a CDS encoding uncharacterized protein (EggNog:ENOG41~TransMembrane:1 (o6-25i)): MSLMTIYLYSILLITLVTFAARRIYFWQRLRHIPGPTTAAWTIWWQLSNALSGRYHERLKEAADTYGPLVRIGPNQLLSTDPEVLRRMSAVRSGYTKGKFYASGKIVPGVDNVVSLRDPAKHKEMRALMAPGFSGKANEGYSFEAAMNRQLLSFIDLLERKYVTSGSDVRPFDMAEKTQFFALDAIGDISLGQPFGYLDKDEDLYQYNEINTTSLPLMNVVSVMPALANIVHTWPLRLLLPKEGDQVGFGRLMRFARGYVDTRLDPKTPRAQDMMQAHIDSGMSKNDLIQQVFLSIIAGSNSSAHALRMTLLSIITSPPAYNSLIDEIRRASPAVSSPITWAQAQTLPYLQAVIREGLRMWPPVGGLGFKTVPPEGDHVNGYFVPGGTEIGQGFHGVGRSKAVWGPDADVFRPERWLSATGDRPKEMTDAVDTHFGYGKYSCLGKPIAMMELHKAVFELVRRFDFCVVNPESPIKTTASIFLFASDFWVTLTKRNL, encoded by the exons ATGTCGCTCATGACAATCTACCTATACAGCATACTGCTCATAACGTTGGTCACATTCGCAGCTCGTCGAATATACTTCTGGCAGCGACTGCGCCACATCCCCGGACCAACCACCGCGGCATGGACAATATGGTGGCAGCTTTCCAACGCATTGTCAGGACGCTATCATGAGCGGCTCAAAGAAGCTGCCGACACCTACG GCCCTCTTGTGCGCATCGGACCCAATCAGCTCCTCTCAACCGATCCAGAGGTGCTCCGTCGCATGTCTGCAGTTCGCAGCGGCTACACCAAGGGCAAGTTCTACGCAAGCGGCAAGATTGTCCCCGGCGTAGACAATGTCGTCTCATTGCGAGACCCAGCCAAGCATAAAGAGATGCGCGCCTTGATGGCTCCCGGT TTCTCTGGCAAGGCAAATGAAGGCTACAGCTTCGAAGCTGCCATGAACCGCCAACTCCTCAGCTTCATCGACCTGCTTGAGCGCAAGTATGTCACGTCTGGCTCCGACGTCCGCCCCTTTGACATGGCCGAGAAGACGCAGTTCTTCGCCCTGGACGCCATAGGCGACATCTCTCTCGGACAGCCGTTTGGCTATCTTGACAAAGACGAAGACTTGTACCAATACAATGAAATCAACACCACATCGCTACCCCTGATGAATGTTGTATCTGTGATGCCTGCGCTGGCAAACATTGTCCACACATGGCCCTTGCGATTACTGCTGCCAAAGGAAGGCGATCAAGTCGGCTTCGGTCGATTGATGCG cttcgCACGGGGCTACGTAGATACGCGATTGGATCCAAAAACACCCCGGGCTCAAGACATGATGCAAGCCCATATCGACAGCGGCATGTCCAAGAACGACCTCATCCAACAGGTCTTCCTCTCAAT CATCGCCGGTTCTAATTCTTCCGCTCACGCCCTCCGAATgactctcctctccatcatcacctcCCCGCCGGCGTACAACTCCCTCATCGACGAAATCCGCCGCGCCTCTCCCGCCGTCAGCTCCCCCATCACCTGGGCACAAGCACAAACTCTACCATATCTGCAAGCAGTCATCCGTGAAGGCCTCCGCATGTGGCCCCCCGTCGGCGGCCTCGGATTCAAGACGGTTCCCCCCGAAGGCGACCACGTCAACGGATACTTCGTGCCCGGCGGCACGGAGATCGGCCAGGGCTTCCACGGCGTCGGACGCTCCAAAGCCGTCTGGGGCCCTGACGCCGACGTATTTCGCCCAGAGAGGTGGCTCAGCGCGACAGGAGATCGCCCCAAGGAAATGACAGACGCCGTCGACACGCACTTTGGCTACGGCAAGTATTCTTGTCTCGGAAAGCCAATTGCCATGATGGAGTTGCACAAGGCTGTTTTTGAG CTCGTACGACGCTTCGACTTTTGCGTAGTGAATCCCGAGTCACCGATCAAGACAACCGCCTCCATATTCCTCTTTGCGTCAGATTTCTGGGTAACGCTTACGAAGCGCAATCTTTAG
- a CDS encoding uncharacterized protein (EggNog:ENOG41~TransMembrane:1 (o6-25i)), whose product MSLMTIYLYSILLITLVTFAARRIYFWQRLRHIPGPTTAAWTIWWQLSNALSGRYHERLKEAADTYGPLVRIGPNQLLSTDPEVLRRMSAVRSGYTKGKFYASGKIVPGVDNVVSLRDPAKHKEMRALMAPGFSGKANEGYSFEAAMNRQLLSFIDLLERKYVTSGSDVRPFDMAEKTQFFALDAIGDISLGQPFGYLDKDEDLYQYNEINTTSLPLMNVVSVMPALANIVHTWPLRLLLPKEGDQVGFGRLMRFARGYVDTRLDPKTPRAQDMMQAHIDSGMSKNDLIQQVFLSIIAGSNSSAHALRMTLLSIITSPPAYNSLIDEIRRASPAVSSPITWAQAQTLPYLQAVIREGLRMWPPVGGLGFKTVPPEGDHVNGYFVPGGTEIGQGFHGVGRSKAVWGPDADVFRPERWLSATGDRPKEMTDAVDTHFGYGKYSCLGKPIAMMELHKAVFEVRYIVQPFKSCHGAICKWLIRTCLTARTTLRLLRSESRVTDQDNRLHIPLCVRFLGNAYEAQSLARPYN is encoded by the exons ATGTCGCTCATGACAATCTACCTATACAGCATACTGCTCATAACGTTGGTCACATTCGCAGCTCGTCGAATATACTTCTGGCAGCGACTGCGCCACATCCCCGGACCAACCACCGCGGCATGGACAATATGGTGGCAGCTTTCCAACGCATTGTCAGGACGCTATCATGAGCGGCTCAAAGAAGCTGCCGACACCTACG GCCCTCTTGTGCGCATCGGACCCAATCAGCTCCTCTCAACCGATCCAGAGGTGCTCCGTCGCATGTCTGCAGTTCGCAGCGGCTACACCAAGGGCAAGTTCTACGCAAGCGGCAAGATTGTCCCCGGCGTAGACAATGTCGTCTCATTGCGAGACCCAGCCAAGCATAAAGAGATGCGCGCCTTGATGGCTCCCGGT TTCTCTGGCAAGGCAAATGAAGGCTACAGCTTCGAAGCTGCCATGAACCGCCAACTCCTCAGCTTCATCGACCTGCTTGAGCGCAAGTATGTCACGTCTGGCTCCGACGTCCGCCCCTTTGACATGGCCGAGAAGACGCAGTTCTTCGCCCTGGACGCCATAGGCGACATCTCTCTCGGACAGCCGTTTGGCTATCTTGACAAAGACGAAGACTTGTACCAATACAATGAAATCAACACCACATCGCTACCCCTGATGAATGTTGTATCTGTGATGCCTGCGCTGGCAAACATTGTCCACACATGGCCCTTGCGATTACTGCTGCCAAAGGAAGGCGATCAAGTCGGCTTCGGTCGATTGATGCG cttcgCACGGGGCTACGTAGATACGCGATTGGATCCAAAAACACCCCGGGCTCAAGACATGATGCAAGCCCATATCGACAGCGGCATGTCCAAGAACGACCTCATCCAACAGGTCTTCCTCTCAAT CATCGCCGGTTCTAATTCTTCCGCTCACGCCCTCCGAATgactctcctctccatcatcacctcCCCGCCGGCGTACAACTCCCTCATCGACGAAATCCGCCGCGCCTCTCCCGCCGTCAGCTCCCCCATCACCTGGGCACAAGCACAAACTCTACCATATCTGCAAGCAGTCATCCGTGAAGGCCTCCGCATGTGGCCCCCCGTCGGCGGCCTCGGATTCAAGACGGTTCCCCCCGAAGGCGACCACGTCAACGGATACTTCGTGCCCGGCGGCACGGAGATCGGCCAGGGCTTCCACGGCGTCGGACGCTCCAAAGCCGTCTGGGGCCCTGACGCCGACGTATTTCGCCCAGAGAGGTGGCTCAGCGCGACAGGAGATCGCCCCAAGGAAATGACAGACGCCGTCGACACGCACTTTGGCTACGGCAAGTATTCTTGTCTCGGAAAGCCAATTGCCATGATGGAGTTGCACAAGGCTGTTTTTGAGGTGCGTTACATCGTGCAACCTTTTAAATCCTGCCATGGAGCAATTTGCAAGTGGCTAATTCGGACATGTCTGACAGCTCGTACGACGCTTCGACTTTTGCGTAGTGAATCCCGAGTCACCGATCAAGACAACCGCCTCCATATTCCTCTTTGCGTCAGATTTCTGGGTAACGCTTACGAAGCGCAATCTTTAGCCAGGCCGTACAATTAA
- a CDS encoding uncharacterized protein (EggNog:ENOG41~TransMembrane:1 (o6-25i)) — protein MSAVRSGYTKGKFYASGKIVPGVDNVVSLRDPAKHKEMRALMAPGFSGKANEGYSFEAAMNRQLLSFIDLLERKYVTSGSDVRPFDMAEKTQFFALDAIGDISLGQPFGYLDKDEDLYQYNEINTTSLPLMNVVSVMPALANIVHTWPLRLLLPKEGDQVGFGRLMRFARGYVDTRLDPKTPRAQDMMQAHIDSGMSKNDLIQQVFLSIIAGSNSSAHALRMTLLSIITSPPAYNSLIDEIRRASPAVSSPITWAQAQTLPYLQAVIREGLRMWPPVGGLGFKTVPPEGDHVNGYFVPGGTEIGQGFHGVGRSKAVWGPDADVFRPERWLSATGDRPKEMTDAVDTHFGYGKYSCLGKPIAMMELHKAVFELVRRFDFCVVNPESPIKTTASIFLFASDFWVTLTKRNL, from the exons ATGTCTGCAGTTCGCAGCGGCTACACCAAGGGCAAGTTCTACGCAAGCGGCAAGATTGTCCCCGGCGTAGACAATGTCGTCTCATTGCGAGACCCAGCCAAGCATAAAGAGATGCGCGCCTTGATGGCTCCCGGT TTCTCTGGCAAGGCAAATGAAGGCTACAGCTTCGAAGCTGCCATGAACCGCCAACTCCTCAGCTTCATCGACCTGCTTGAGCGCAAGTATGTCACGTCTGGCTCCGACGTCCGCCCCTTTGACATGGCCGAGAAGACGCAGTTCTTCGCCCTGGACGCCATAGGCGACATCTCTCTCGGACAGCCGTTTGGCTATCTTGACAAAGACGAAGACTTGTACCAATACAATGAAATCAACACCACATCGCTACCCCTGATGAATGTTGTATCTGTGATGCCTGCGCTGGCAAACATTGTCCACACATGGCCCTTGCGATTACTGCTGCCAAAGGAAGGCGATCAAGTCGGCTTCGGTCGATTGATGCG cttcgCACGGGGCTACGTAGATACGCGATTGGATCCAAAAACACCCCGGGCTCAAGACATGATGCAAGCCCATATCGACAGCGGCATGTCCAAGAACGACCTCATCCAACAGGTCTTCCTCTCAAT CATCGCCGGTTCTAATTCTTCCGCTCACGCCCTCCGAATgactctcctctccatcatcacctcCCCGCCGGCGTACAACTCCCTCATCGACGAAATCCGCCGCGCCTCTCCCGCCGTCAGCTCCCCCATCACCTGGGCACAAGCACAAACTCTACCATATCTGCAAGCAGTCATCCGTGAAGGCCTCCGCATGTGGCCCCCCGTCGGCGGCCTCGGATTCAAGACGGTTCCCCCCGAAGGCGACCACGTCAACGGATACTTCGTGCCCGGCGGCACGGAGATCGGCCAGGGCTTCCACGGCGTCGGACGCTCCAAAGCCGTCTGGGGCCCTGACGCCGACGTATTTCGCCCAGAGAGGTGGCTCAGCGCGACAGGAGATCGCCCCAAGGAAATGACAGACGCCGTCGACACGCACTTTGGCTACGGCAAGTATTCTTGTCTCGGAAAGCCAATTGCCATGATGGAGTTGCACAAGGCTGTTTTTGAG CTCGTACGACGCTTCGACTTTTGCGTAGTGAATCCCGAGTCACCGATCAAGACAACCGCCTCCATATTCCTCTTTGCGTCAGATTTCTGGGTAACGCTTACGAAGCGCAATCTTTAG
- a CDS encoding uncharacterized protein (EggNog:ENOG41), with protein MSSFGAKRKARVIKVDYDDDEGSGDAPLTAEGGGPKDDDVKPVFNSKAARKPFRQSGLRNTFNPRDEDTSGDRDETPGGNDDDDNGPVVVRPSINRSGLSKQKKKIPKSKLSFGGDAGQEEDEPISDFNPSRKSAMGQKVLENNTVKRGMAARGLPLPVRSYQEDDDRPRYSKEYLDELQSSTPNTPSDLSSLKANLDDEMDLDPSELEGALIVDSPMPASTGQPQATQILTDAEIRERKERRARLAKEKDYISMEDEDDGLFGRKKKDDTRLVAEDEDLGEGFDDYVEDGGLSLGKRAEKERRKQERQTMAELINAAEGHTSDSSADSDAERRIAYETAQTRAGMDGLKKPRKDPNEQLLQVPPKITPLPSLSECLVQLQASLKMMEGDINIKTAAVTQLTRERDDIVKREAEVQAFLNETGKKYEEAMGRKPDSADGVAAAGPSAELAGERGLESLGATPMKQVEMEDIE; from the exons ATGAGTTCGTTTGGCGCAAAACGCAAGGCGCGGGTCATCAAAGTCGActacgatgacgacgaaggtAGCGGCGACGCGCCGCTCACGGCCGAGGGCGGAGGCCCCAAAGATG ATGATGTGAAGCCGGTGTTTAATTCAAAAGCGGCACGAAAACCATTTCGACAATCGGGGCTGCGTAATACCTTTAACCCTCGAGACGAAGATACATCAGGCGACAGAGACGAGACACCAGGAggcaatgacgatgatgacaatgGCCCTGTGGTTGTTCGACCAAGTATCAATCGATCAGGATTATcgaagcagaaaaagaaaattcccAAATCGAAGCTTTCATTTGGTGGCGAcgctggccaagaagaggacgagccTATAAGCGACTTTAACCCGTCAAGAAAGTCGGCAATGGGACAGAAAGTGCTGGAAAACAATACTGTCAAGCGTGGAATGGCTGCCCGAGGGTTACCGTTACCGGTACGATCAtatcaagaagatgacgacagGCCCAGATATAGCAAGGAATATCTCGACGAGCTTCAATCTTCAACACCAAATACCCCCAGCGACCTCTCATCCTTAAAGGCGAATCTTGACGACGAAATGGACCTGGATCCGTCCGAATTGGAAGGCGCTCTGATTGTAGACTCCCCGATGCCCGCTTCCACGGGCCAGCCTCAGGCTACTCAGATACTCACAGATGCAGAAATTCGCGAAAGGAAAGAGCGTAGAGCCCGGTTAGCGAAGGAGAAAGACTATATTTCtatggaagatgaggatgatggtCTGTTTGgtcgaaagaaaaaagacgatACCCGATTGgttgctgaagatgaggatttGGGAGAAGGCTTTGATGATTACGTCGAAGATGGTGGATTGTCATTAGGTAAACGCGCAGAGAAGGAACGACGGAAACAGGAGCGCCAAACGATGGCTGAGCTCATCAACGCAGCTGAAGGCCATACCTCGGATTCATCTGCAGACAGCGATGCCGAGCGACGCATTGCGTATGAAACAGCGCAAACGCGCGCCGGTATGGACGGCCTGAAGAAGCCGCGGAAAGATCCCAACGAACAACTGCTACAAGTTCCTCCCAAGATAACGCCCTTACCAAGCCTTTCAGAATGCTTGGTTCAGCTACAGGCATCGTTGAAAATGATGGAGGGTGATATTAATATCAAGACAGCCGCAGTTACGCAGCTCACTCGCGAAAGAGACGATATTGTTAAGAGAGAAGCTGAAGTACAGGCATTTCTGAATGAGACCGGCAAGAAGTATGAAGAGGCCATGGGCCGGAAGCCCGATTCGGCTGAtggagttgctgctgctgggccaaGCGCTGAGCTGGCTGGCGAGAGAGGGCTGGAGAGCTTAGGAGCGACGCCGATGAAGCAAGTTGAGATGGAAGATATCGAATAA
- a CDS encoding uncharacterized protein (EggNog:ENOG41) has protein sequence MGQKVLENNTVKRGMAARGLPLPVRSYQEDDDRPRYSKEYLDELQSSTPNTPSDLSSLKANLDDEMDLDPSELEGALIVDSPMPASTGQPQATQILTDAEIRERKERRARLAKEKDYISMEDEDDGLFGRKKKDDTRLVAEDEDLGEGFDDYVEDGGLSLGKRAEKERRKQERQTMAELINAAEGHTSDSSADSDAERRIAYETAQTRAGMDGLKKPRKDPNEQLLQVPPKITPLPSLSECLVQLQASLKMMEGDINIKTAAVTQLTRERDDIVKREAEVQAFLNETGKKYEEAMGRKPDSADGVAAAGPSAELAGERGLESLGATPMKQVEMEDIE, from the coding sequence ATGGGACAGAAAGTGCTGGAAAACAATACTGTCAAGCGTGGAATGGCTGCCCGAGGGTTACCGTTACCGGTACGATCAtatcaagaagatgacgacagGCCCAGATATAGCAAGGAATATCTCGACGAGCTTCAATCTTCAACACCAAATACCCCCAGCGACCTCTCATCCTTAAAGGCGAATCTTGACGACGAAATGGACCTGGATCCGTCCGAATTGGAAGGCGCTCTGATTGTAGACTCCCCGATGCCCGCTTCCACGGGCCAGCCTCAGGCTACTCAGATACTCACAGATGCAGAAATTCGCGAAAGGAAAGAGCGTAGAGCCCGGTTAGCGAAGGAGAAAGACTATATTTCtatggaagatgaggatgatggtCTGTTTGgtcgaaagaaaaaagacgatACCCGATTGgttgctgaagatgaggatttGGGAGAAGGCTTTGATGATTACGTCGAAGATGGTGGATTGTCATTAGGTAAACGCGCAGAGAAGGAACGACGGAAACAGGAGCGCCAAACGATGGCTGAGCTCATCAACGCAGCTGAAGGCCATACCTCGGATTCATCTGCAGACAGCGATGCCGAGCGACGCATTGCGTATGAAACAGCGCAAACGCGCGCCGGTATGGACGGCCTGAAGAAGCCGCGGAAAGATCCCAACGAACAACTGCTACAAGTTCCTCCCAAGATAACGCCCTTACCAAGCCTTTCAGAATGCTTGGTTCAGCTACAGGCATCGTTGAAAATGATGGAGGGTGATATTAATATCAAGACAGCCGCAGTTACGCAGCTCACTCGCGAAAGAGACGATATTGTTAAGAGAGAAGCTGAAGTACAGGCATTTCTGAATGAGACCGGCAAGAAGTATGAAGAGGCCATGGGCCGGAAGCCCGATTCGGCTGAtggagttgctgctgctgggccaaGCGCTGAGCTGGCTGGCGAGAGAGGGCTGGAGAGCTTAGGAGCGACGCCGATGAAGCAAGTTGAGATGGAAGATATCGAATAA
- the SMG1 gene encoding Serine/threonine-protein kinase smg1 — translation MAPAQPELKKYLDKRLFVQLNGGRKVIGVLRGYDVFLNVVLDEAVEEKDGGEKIRLGMVVIRGNSVVMLEALERIGGDDRQNR, via the exons ATGGCACCGGCCCAACctgagctgaagaag TATCTCGACAAGCGGCTCTTCGTCCAGCTTAACGGTGGTCGCAAGGTCATCGGAGTGCTTCGTGGATACGAT GTCTTCCTGAACGTTGTCCTGGACGAGGCGGTCGAAGAGAAAGACGGTGGAGAAAAGATCAGGCTGGGCATGGTT GTCATTCGCGGCAACTCCGTGGTCATGCTAGAAGCTCTGGAGAGGATCGGCGGCGACGACAGGCAGAACCGATAA